A stretch of DNA from Variovorax paradoxus:
CGCCGCATGATCCCCGAAGAGAACCCGGTCGAAGTCGAAGCCAACATCCGCCAGGTGATTGCCGATGCCGCCGCCGAGAGCGCGGGCATCACGGTCGACATCAAGCGCATGCTGCTCGCCAACTCGATGAAGCCACTGGCCGGCAACCAGCCGCTGGTCGATGCGATCCAGAAGCACGGCGGCGAGCTGTTCGGCGAACCCATCAAGGCCATGGGCACGCCGCTGTACACCGACGTGCGCCTGTACGTCGAGGCCGGCATTCCGGGCGTGATCTACGGCGCCGGCCCGCGCACCGTGCTCGAGTCGCACGCCAAGCGCAGCGACGAGCGCGTGGTGCTCGAAGACCTGCGCCGCGCGACCAAGGTGGTGGCACGCACGCTGAGTGATCTGCTGGCCTGAACACTCTGAAACGGGACTGAAAGCGCACGCCTTAGGGCGTGAACTTTCATCGCAGTTTCATCGAACCGTCACGACAGGATTTCAGACTCCGGGCTTCTCCGGCGGACGCGCTGTCATGCGCTCCGCCTCATTGAAATCCCGAAGCGGCGGCCAGCCATGCGCTGGCCGTTGCTGTTTGTGTCGCCATGAAAATCCTGCCTCCCGCGCCCCGCTTTCGCTCGTCCCTTTTCTCGACCCTCGCGCTCGGCGCGGCCCTGCTGACCGCGTGCGGCGGCGGCTCCGGCGGCGGTGCACCGTTCGCCGGCCTGCCCATCGCACCGCCGGCCCCCGCACCGGCGCCCTCGCCCGCCACACCGCCGCCGCCACCGGCCGCGCCCGCCGGCCGCTGGACCGTCGGCGACCTGCATGTCCACACCATCCAGTCGGAGGACACGCAGCAGATTTCCACGCTCGACCAGGTGCTCGCCAAGGCCTTCGACACCTTCGGCCTCGACTGGGTCGCGCTCTCGGACCACTTGCGCATGTCTTCCTATGACAACGACGGCCGCAAGCTCGACCCGGCGATCCCGTTCTCGCGAGGCATGGCCCTGTATCAGGTGCCGCGCATCAAGGCACTGCAGGCCGGCGGCAAGTACGCCGACAAGACGATCTTCGCGTCCTTCGAGTGGGACATGGCCACGCACGACCACGGCAACGTCGGCATCCTGACCGACAGCCCGATGTCCGACGCGGCGCTCAAGGCCGTGAGCCAGTTCGAGTACCTGTTCACCAACCGCGACCCCGCGCTGTTCCCGGCCTCCGACGTCGCGGCCTGGAACGCCAAGGACGCACGCGCCTCCACGACGCACGAAGACGTGCTCAAGGCCATCGCGTGGCTGAAGAAGAACTACCCCGACTCCAGCTACCTGCAGATCAATCACCCCTCGCGCAGCCCCGGCAAATACACGGCCACCCAGTTGCGCGAGATGAACGACGCCGCGCCCGACATCGTGTTCTCGCTCGAAGGCATGGTCGGCAACCAGATGGAGCCCGACCGCGGCGGCTACGAGAGCGCTTACACGCCGGCCAACCTGCCCTCGCGCACCTACGGCGGCGTCGACTACCTCGTCGCCAAACTCGGCGGCACCTGGGACGCGCTGCTGTCCGAAGGCCGCCACATCTGGAACACGGCCGATTCCGACTACCACTTCACGACCTCGAAGGGCCTGTACAGCAGCGGCTACGCGCCCGGCGAGTACGCGAAGAACCACCTGTGGGGCGACATCAAGGACCCGAAGTCGCTGCTCACGGCGATGCGTTCGGGCAAGCTCTTCGCGGTCAACGGCAGCCTCATCAACGCGCTCGACTTCAAGGTCCAAAGCGCCAAGGGCGCCGGCGAGATGGGCACCGAAGTGAGTGCCAAGCCGGGCGAAGACCTGAAGATCACGATCCGCTTCAAGAGCCCCGAGCGCAACAACTTCGAGTACCAGCTCGGCAGCGGCGTGTATGCCAACGTGAAGCCCGTGGTCGACCACATCGACCTCATCGCCGGCGACGTCACCGGCCGGGAACTCCCGGGCACGCCCGGCTACGCGCGCGACACCAACCCGACGACCCGCGTGGTGAAACGCTTCACCCGCGCCGACTGGACGCTCGACACCGAAGGCTACTTCGCAGTGACCTACACGGTGAAGGCCGGCAACAACCAGTACTTCCGCCTGCGAGGCACCAACCTCGGCACCGACGTGCCGAACGAAACGGCGGGCGGCGAGCCGCTGTTCGATGCGCGCACGCCCACACCGGCCGGCGACGATCCGGTCACGCGCTTCAATGCGATCAATGCGCGCAACTACAGCGACCTGTGGTTCTATTCGAATCCGGTGTTTGTGAAGGTGGCGGGGCAGTAAGCAGACACGCACCAGCGCAGCCGGGACTACGCGGCTCGCTGCTTCGAACGCCCAATGCGCATCGCGATGCCCGCCAGCACCAGCGACACGCCCCACAGCGCGATGTCGAACCCGGTGAATCCCCCACGCTCGCGAAGCCCCATCACCACGCCCACCCACGGCAACACCGCCAGCAAGGCAGCGCCCGCCGCGAACAGCTCGACCCACGCACGCTGAACGGGCCTGGCGATCGCGAAGATCAACACCAGCGCCCAGGCGATGAAGAACAGGTGAATCTCCCATTCGCGCCGGTCCACGAGGGCCAGCGGCAGCAGCCGGTTGCCCCAGAGGAACGCCGCCATCGCCACGGGCAGCCCCGCGATGGTGGCGACGTTGAGCCGCTCCACGAGCCGGAAACCGAACGTCGGCTTGTCGATGGCCGCCTGCTTCACGCGCCGCTTGACGGTCCACAGCACCAGCCCGGTGGCCACCATCGCCGTTCCCGCCAGGCTCGAGAGAAAGAACAGCCAGCGCGTCGCGGCATCGGCAAAGCGCGCCACATGCAGGCCGTACAGCACGCCGCGGGTTTCGGCCGCGGGTCCGGCCTGATCCCTGATCTGCTGCAACGTGCCGCTCGGGCCGTCGAACACCAGGTAGCGCGGGCTGACGGACACACGCCCCGCATCACCGCGCACGACACGCACCTGCGACGCGGCATCGCCCGGGTGGTCGACGATCACGCGCGCCACGCTGTCCGTGCCCCAGCGCTGCTGCGCCTCGCGCACCATCGCGCCCACATCGGCCAGCTTGCCTGTCACGCCGCTCGGTGCGCCGGGCGGCAGAAGCGCCGTCATTTCGGCACGCAGCGCGGGGCGTATCTGCGCGGCTGAAGGCGCGCGGTCGGCGCCCCAGGGCATGTACAGCGTCATGAGCGTCACCAGGCCGGTGTAGGTGATCATCAAATGAAACGGCAGCGCGGTCACCGACACCGCGTTGTGCGCATCCAGCCATGAGCGCTGGCCCTTGCCCCGGCGGAAGGTGAAGAAGTTGGTGAAGATCTTCTTGTGCGTGATCACGCCGCTGACCAGCGCGACCAGCATGAACATGGTGGCCAGGCCCACCAGCCAGCGCGCCGCCACGCGCGGCAGGTAGTGCAGCGAGAAATGAAAGTAATAGAAGAACTCGCCGCCGTCGGTCGCGCGCGCGGCCAATGGCTGGCCCGTCAGCGGGTCGAGCACGGCACGACCGTCGATCTCGCCGATGCGCCACGACGCGGCCACGACGTTCGTGCGCGCGCCCGCCAGATCGATCACCCATCGGGTGGCGCCCGGCGCCAGCACCTGCAAGGTGGCGACGGCCCGCGCAGCGCTGTCCGCGGCCACCGGCGCTTGCGTGAGCGCCGGCAGTTCGGGGCGCATCCATTGCGAAATTTCTTCGCGGAAGTAACTCGCCGCGCCGGTCAGGAACATCGCGTAGAGCAGCCAGCCGAAGAGCAGGCCGGTCCAGGTGTGCAGACCGGCCATGGCCTGGCGCAGGCGGGGTGCGGCAGCGCTCATACGGCGGCCTCCGCCCAGACCTTGCATGCCATGGCCAGCAGCGGCAGCGCGACCGCGGCCAGCCCCAGCCACGCACGCAGCGCGCTGCGCGCGGCGAACACCCAGATCACCGCGCCCGCGTACACCAGGAAGCTGGCCTGCATGCCGGCGAGCACGGCCTCGACAGTGCGCATGGGCAGCGCCAGCGCCGCCACACTGGTCAGTGCCGCGAGCGCATAGCCGCCGAACAGCGCGGCCACGATGCGCGACAGCAAGGCGGCCCGGCTGCTGCGGCGCGCGGGGGCACGCAACACGGGCATCAGAACCGGTAGAGCGCGCTCAGGTTGGCGGTGCGCTCCGCGCTGCGGTAGCAGATGCTTCCGTTGCAATCCAGCAGCGACTGCTTGTTCAGCAGGTTGTTGAGGTTGAGCGAGACGCGCCAGGGCCCGCGGTCGAAGCCGAGCGCCAGGTCGACCATCGCGATGCTCGGGTTCGTGATGTTGGCGTTGCCGGTGTCCCAGGCCGAACGCGCCTTGCCGAGGTAGCGCACGCCGAGGGCGGCAAACGCGCGGGTCGAGTCACCCACCGGGAACGAATACTTGCCCCACACCGAGGCGCTGTGCTTCGGTGCGCTCATCTGCGGCAGGCCCAGGTCGCCGTCGTTGCTGCGCGTGATGCGGGTGTCCAGGTAGGTGTACTGGGCGATGAGGCTGATGTTGTTCGTCACATCGGCCCGGGCTTCGAGTTCGAGCCCGCGCGACCTGACCTGGCCGGTCTGGATGACTTCTCCGGGCGCTTGCGGCGCGGCCGTGGTCACGTTGCTGCGCACGATGTCGAACACCGAGGCCGTGTAGCTGGCGTTCTTTGCGGTCGGCTGGTAGCGCACGCCGGCTTCGATCTGCCGGCCCTTCGAAGGCTTCAGCAGGTTGCCGTTCAGGTCCTTGCCGATCTCCGGCGAGAAGGACGTGGCGTAGTTCGCATAGGGCGCCCAGCCGGAGTCGAACAGGTACACGACACCGACGCGGCCGGTGGTGGCACTGGCCGAGGTGTCGTAGATCTCGCTGCTGTCGCCGGTCTTGCCGAAGGTGCGGGTGCCCGTGGCGTCCGCCTTGTCATGCCGCACGCCGGCCGTGAGAACCCAGCGATCCCATTTGATCTGGTCCTGCAGGTAG
This window harbors:
- a CDS encoding DUF3649 domain-containing protein produces the protein MLRAPARRSSRAALLSRIVAALFGGYALAALTSVAALALPMRTVEAVLAGMQASFLVYAGAVIWVFAARSALRAWLGLAAVALPLLAMACKVWAEAAV
- a CDS encoding S-layer protein, whose translation is MKILPPAPRFRSSLFSTLALGAALLTACGGGSGGGAPFAGLPIAPPAPAPAPSPATPPPPPAAPAGRWTVGDLHVHTIQSEDTQQISTLDQVLAKAFDTFGLDWVALSDHLRMSSYDNDGRKLDPAIPFSRGMALYQVPRIKALQAGGKYADKTIFASFEWDMATHDHGNVGILTDSPMSDAALKAVSQFEYLFTNRDPALFPASDVAAWNAKDARASTTHEDVLKAIAWLKKNYPDSSYLQINHPSRSPGKYTATQLREMNDAAPDIVFSLEGMVGNQMEPDRGGYESAYTPANLPSRTYGGVDYLVAKLGGTWDALLSEGRHIWNTADSDYHFTTSKGLYSSGYAPGEYAKNHLWGDIKDPKSLLTAMRSGKLFAVNGSLINALDFKVQSAKGAGEMGTEVSAKPGEDLKITIRFKSPERNNFEYQLGSGVYANVKPVVDHIDLIAGDVTGRELPGTPGYARDTNPTTRVVKRFTRADWTLDTEGYFAVTYTVKAGNNQYFRLRGTNLGTDVPNETAGGEPLFDARTPTPAGDDPVTRFNAINARNYSDLWFYSNPVFVKVAGQ
- a CDS encoding PepSY-associated TM helix domain-containing protein — translated: MSAAAPRLRQAMAGLHTWTGLLFGWLLYAMFLTGAASYFREEISQWMRPELPALTQAPVAADSAARAVATLQVLAPGATRWVIDLAGARTNVVAASWRIGEIDGRAVLDPLTGQPLAARATDGGEFFYYFHFSLHYLPRVAARWLVGLATMFMLVALVSGVITHKKIFTNFFTFRRGKGQRSWLDAHNAVSVTALPFHLMITYTGLVTLMTLYMPWGADRAPSAAQIRPALRAEMTALLPPGAPSGVTGKLADVGAMVREAQQRWGTDSVARVIVDHPGDAASQVRVVRGDAGRVSVSPRYLVFDGPSGTLQQIRDQAGPAAETRGVLYGLHVARFADAATRWLFFLSSLAGTAMVATGLVLWTVKRRVKQAAIDKPTFGFRLVERLNVATIAGLPVAMAAFLWGNRLLPLALVDRREWEIHLFFIAWALVLIFAIARPVQRAWVELFAAGAALLAVLPWVGVVMGLRERGGFTGFDIALWGVSLVLAGIAMRIGRSKQRAA